A single region of the Salvia splendens isolate huo1 chromosome 18, SspV2, whole genome shotgun sequence genome encodes:
- the LOC121777988 gene encoding valine--tRNA ligase, chloroplastic/mitochondrial 2-like isoform X1, whose translation MAASNFSLLSSSCSICNKLNPLLFSTQPRRRISLSRSYYIRFRNTRFTTVAGIADNGVFTSPEVAKAFDFTAEERIYKWWESQGYFKPNLERGGDPFVVSMPPPNVTGSLHMGHAMFVTLEDIMVRYNRMKGRPTLWLPGTDHAGIATQLVVERMLAEEGIKRADMGREEFTKRVWTWKEKYGGTITNQIRRLGASCDWTRERFTLDAQLSRAVVEAFVRLHEKGLIYQGSYMVNWSPKLQTAVSDLEVEYSEEPGALYHIKYRVAGGTRDDFLTIATTRPETLFGDTAIAVNPEDERYAKYIGKMAIVPMTYGRHVPIISDKYVDKDFGTGVLKISPGHDHNDYLLARKLGLPILNVMNKDGTLNEVAGLYCGLDRFEARKKLWSELEETGLAVKKETYTMRVPRSQRGGEIIEPLVSKQWFVTMDSLAEKALHAVEKGELTILPERFEKIYNHWLSNIKDWCISRQLWWGHRIPVWYIVGKKCEDEYIVARNSEEALEKAREKYGKNVEIYQDPDVLDTWFSSALWPFSTLGWPDVSAEDLKNFYPTSVLETGHDILFFWVARMVMMGIEFTGTVPFSHVYLHGLIRDSQGRKMSKSLGNVIDPLDTIKDYGTDALRFTLSLGTAGQDLNLSTERLTSTKAFTNKLWNGGKFVLQNLPPQSDLSAWTAIQDYKFDEEESLLKLPLPECWVVTKLHMLIDAVTMSYDKFFFGDVAREIYDFFWADFADWYIEASKARLYQGDDTVAAVARAVLLYVFGSILKLLHPFMPFVTEELWQSLPNRKEALIVSAWPSTSLPRQAESVKKFENLQALTRAIRNARAEYSVEPAKRISASIVANAEAIQYISKEKDVLALLSRLDLENVSFTQSPPGDAGQSVHLVASEGLEAYLPLADLVDISAEMQRLSKRLAKMQTEYDGLMARLSSPSFVEKAPEDIVRGVREKAAEAEERVTLTRNRLAFLQSTALMPNQAQ comes from the exons ATGGCGGCCTccaatttttctctcttatCTTCTTCTTGCTCAATATGCAATAAACTCAATCCACTCCTCTTCTCCACGCAACCACGCCGCCGCATCTCTCTTTCTCGTTCCTACTATATTCGTTTCAGAAACACGCGCTTCACCACTG TTGCTGGAATAGCAGATAATGGTGTATTTACATCGCCGGAAGTGGCAAAAGCTTTTGATTTTACCGCGGAAGAGAGGATATATAAATG GTGGGAGTCTCAAGGATATTTCAAGCCAAATCTTGAGAGGGGAGGTGATCCTTTTGTAGTATCAATGCCACCTCCTAATGTAACCGGCTCGTTGCACATGGGACATGCTATGTTTGTCACTCTTGAG GATATAATGGTAAGATACAACAGAATGAAAGGGAGACCTACACTTTGGCTTCCTGGAACTGATCATGCCGGTATTGCAACCCAG TTGGTTGTGGAAAGAATGCTGGCTGAGGAAGGAATTAAGAGAGCTGACATGGGTAGAGAAGAATTCACAAAAAGAGTTTGGACTTGGAAAGAAAA ATATGGCGGTACAATAACAAATCAGATAAGGAGACTTGGCGCTTCTTGTGATTGGACCAGGGAACGCTTCACCCTTGATGCTCAGCTGAGTC GAGCCGTTGTTGAGGCCTTTGTTAGGCTCCATGAGAAAGGTCTAATCTATCAAG GATCTTACATGGTCAACTGGTCCCCTAAATTACAGACTGCAGTTTCTGACTTG GAAGTAGAGTACTCAGAAGAACCAGGCGCTCTATACCACATTAAGTACCGTGTTGCGGGTGGTACAAG GGATGACTTTCTGACAATCGCAACCACAAGACCAGAGACTTTATTTGGAGATACAGCAATAGCAGTGAATCCAGAG GATGAACGATATGCCAAGTACATAGGAAAGATGGCTATTGTGCCAATGACTTATGGTCGGCATGTCCCCATAATTTCTGATAAG TATGTTGATAAAGACTTTGGAACTGGTGTCTTGAAGATAAGCCCTGGACATGATCACAATGATTACCTACTTGCTCGGAAGCTTGGGCTTCCCATTCTTAATGTCATGAATAAAGATGGAACACTGAATGAAGTTGCTGGTTTATACTG TGGTCTTGATCGGTTTGAGGCACGGAAGAAACTCTGGTCAGAACTCGAGGAGACAGGTCTAGCAGTGAAAAAGGAGACCTATACTATGCGAGTTCCTAGATCACAACGTGGTGGAGAG ATAATAGAGCCTCTAGTAAGCAAACAGTGGTTTGTGACAATGGATTCGTTGGCAGAAAAGGCTCTCCATGCAGTGGAAAAGGGAGAACTAACCATCCTGCCCGAAAGATTTGAGAAG ATATATAATCACTGGCTGTCAAATATCAAGGACTGGTGTATAAGCAGGCAATTATGGTGGGGGCACCGCATTCCAGTTTGGTACATTGTTGGTAAAAAATGTGAAGACGAGTACATAGTTGCTAGGAATagtgaagaagctcttgaaaaaGCACGTGAAAAATATGGAAAGAACGTTGAAATATATCAAGACCCAGATGTTCTTGACACCTGGTTTTCAAG TGCACTGTGGCCTTTCAGCACTCTTGGTTGGCCAGATGTGTCAGCGGAGGATTTGAAGAACTTTTATCCTACATCAGTTCTTGAGACCGG GCATGACATATTGTTCTTTTGGGTGGCAAGAATGGTGATGATGGGGATTGAATTCACGGGCACAGTTCCATTTTCACATGTTTACCTTCACGGACTTATACGAGATTCTCAA GGTCGCAAAATGTCTAAATCGCTTGGAAATGTTATAGATCCGCTTGATACAATCAAAGATTATGGAACTGATGCTCTAAGgttcactctctctctaggaaCTGCTGGCCAG GATCTGAATTTATCAACTGAAAGGTTGACTTCTACTAAAGCTTTCACCAACAAATTGTGGAATGGTGGCAAGTTTGTGTTACAGAATTTGCCTCCTCAAAGCGATTTATCAGCTTGGACAGCTATTCAGGACTATAAG TTTGATGAGGAAGAGTCACTGCTCAAGCTACCTCTACCAGAATGTTGGGTG GTGACAAAACTTCATATGCTGATTGATGCTGTCACCATGAGTTATGACAAGTTCTTCTTTGGAGATGTTGCCCGGGAAATCTATGATTTTTTCTGGGCTGATTTTGCTGATTG GTATATTGAAGCAAGTAAAGCCCGGCTCTATCAAGGAGATGACACAGTTGCTGCTGTGGCACGAGCAGTTCTCTTGTATGTCTTTGGATCAATACTGAAATTACTTCACCCATTTATGCCATTTGTAACTGAAGAGCTTTGGCAG TCATTACCCAACAGAAAAGAAGCTCTTATAGTATCAGCTTGGCCATCAACCTCTCTTCCAAGGCAAGCCGAATCTGTGAAGAAATTTGAGAATTTACAGGCTTTG ACACGAGCAATTCGAAATGCACGGGCAGAGTACTCTGTTGAACCAGCAAAGCGTATATCCGCATCAATTGTTGCAAATGCAGAGGCTATCCAGTATATTTCT AAAGAAAAGGATGTTTTGGCTCTTCTCTCTAGACTGGATTTGGAGAATGTAAGCTTTACCCAATCTCCCCCAG GAGATGCTGGTCAATCAGTCCATCTTGTTGCCAGTGAAGGTTTAGAAGCATACCTTCCACTTGCTGACCTGGTAGATATCTCGGCTGAGATGCAGCGCCTTTCCAAGCGCCTAGCTAAAATGCAAACCGAATATGATGGACTTATGGCTCGCTTAAGCTCTCCAAGT TTTGTTGAGAAAGCCCCTGAGGATATTGTTCGTGGGGTTCGAGAAAAAGCAGCAGAAGCAGAAGAGAGAGTAACTTTAACAAGAAACCGGCTAGCTTTTCTCCAGTCCACAGCGCTCATGCCAAATCAAGCTCAATGA
- the LOC121777988 gene encoding valine--tRNA ligase, chloroplastic/mitochondrial 2-like isoform X2 yields MPVLQPRYGGTITNQIRRLGASCDWTRERFTLDAQLSRAVVEAFVRLHEKGLIYQGSYMVNWSPKLQTAVSDLEVEYSEEPGALYHIKYRVAGGTRDDFLTIATTRPETLFGDTAIAVNPEDERYAKYIGKMAIVPMTYGRHVPIISDKYVDKDFGTGVLKISPGHDHNDYLLARKLGLPILNVMNKDGTLNEVAGLYCGLDRFEARKKLWSELEETGLAVKKETYTMRVPRSQRGGEIIEPLVSKQWFVTMDSLAEKALHAVEKGELTILPERFEKIYNHWLSNIKDWCISRQLWWGHRIPVWYIVGKKCEDEYIVARNSEEALEKAREKYGKNVEIYQDPDVLDTWFSSALWPFSTLGWPDVSAEDLKNFYPTSVLETGHDILFFWVARMVMMGIEFTGTVPFSHVYLHGLIRDSQGRKMSKSLGNVIDPLDTIKDYGTDALRFTLSLGTAGQDLNLSTERLTSTKAFTNKLWNGGKFVLQNLPPQSDLSAWTAIQDYKFDEEESLLKLPLPECWVVTKLHMLIDAVTMSYDKFFFGDVAREIYDFFWADFADWYIEASKARLYQGDDTVAAVARAVLLYVFGSILKLLHPFMPFVTEELWQSLPNRKEALIVSAWPSTSLPRQAESVKKFENLQALTRAIRNARAEYSVEPAKRISASIVANAEAIQYISKEKDVLALLSRLDLENVSFTQSPPGDAGQSVHLVASEGLEAYLPLADLVDISAEMQRLSKRLAKMQTEYDGLMARLSSPSFVEKAPEDIVRGVREKAAEAEERVTLTRNRLAFLQSTALMPNQAQ; encoded by the exons ATGCCGGTATTGCAACCCAG ATATGGCGGTACAATAACAAATCAGATAAGGAGACTTGGCGCTTCTTGTGATTGGACCAGGGAACGCTTCACCCTTGATGCTCAGCTGAGTC GAGCCGTTGTTGAGGCCTTTGTTAGGCTCCATGAGAAAGGTCTAATCTATCAAG GATCTTACATGGTCAACTGGTCCCCTAAATTACAGACTGCAGTTTCTGACTTG GAAGTAGAGTACTCAGAAGAACCAGGCGCTCTATACCACATTAAGTACCGTGTTGCGGGTGGTACAAG GGATGACTTTCTGACAATCGCAACCACAAGACCAGAGACTTTATTTGGAGATACAGCAATAGCAGTGAATCCAGAG GATGAACGATATGCCAAGTACATAGGAAAGATGGCTATTGTGCCAATGACTTATGGTCGGCATGTCCCCATAATTTCTGATAAG TATGTTGATAAAGACTTTGGAACTGGTGTCTTGAAGATAAGCCCTGGACATGATCACAATGATTACCTACTTGCTCGGAAGCTTGGGCTTCCCATTCTTAATGTCATGAATAAAGATGGAACACTGAATGAAGTTGCTGGTTTATACTG TGGTCTTGATCGGTTTGAGGCACGGAAGAAACTCTGGTCAGAACTCGAGGAGACAGGTCTAGCAGTGAAAAAGGAGACCTATACTATGCGAGTTCCTAGATCACAACGTGGTGGAGAG ATAATAGAGCCTCTAGTAAGCAAACAGTGGTTTGTGACAATGGATTCGTTGGCAGAAAAGGCTCTCCATGCAGTGGAAAAGGGAGAACTAACCATCCTGCCCGAAAGATTTGAGAAG ATATATAATCACTGGCTGTCAAATATCAAGGACTGGTGTATAAGCAGGCAATTATGGTGGGGGCACCGCATTCCAGTTTGGTACATTGTTGGTAAAAAATGTGAAGACGAGTACATAGTTGCTAGGAATagtgaagaagctcttgaaaaaGCACGTGAAAAATATGGAAAGAACGTTGAAATATATCAAGACCCAGATGTTCTTGACACCTGGTTTTCAAG TGCACTGTGGCCTTTCAGCACTCTTGGTTGGCCAGATGTGTCAGCGGAGGATTTGAAGAACTTTTATCCTACATCAGTTCTTGAGACCGG GCATGACATATTGTTCTTTTGGGTGGCAAGAATGGTGATGATGGGGATTGAATTCACGGGCACAGTTCCATTTTCACATGTTTACCTTCACGGACTTATACGAGATTCTCAA GGTCGCAAAATGTCTAAATCGCTTGGAAATGTTATAGATCCGCTTGATACAATCAAAGATTATGGAACTGATGCTCTAAGgttcactctctctctaggaaCTGCTGGCCAG GATCTGAATTTATCAACTGAAAGGTTGACTTCTACTAAAGCTTTCACCAACAAATTGTGGAATGGTGGCAAGTTTGTGTTACAGAATTTGCCTCCTCAAAGCGATTTATCAGCTTGGACAGCTATTCAGGACTATAAG TTTGATGAGGAAGAGTCACTGCTCAAGCTACCTCTACCAGAATGTTGGGTG GTGACAAAACTTCATATGCTGATTGATGCTGTCACCATGAGTTATGACAAGTTCTTCTTTGGAGATGTTGCCCGGGAAATCTATGATTTTTTCTGGGCTGATTTTGCTGATTG GTATATTGAAGCAAGTAAAGCCCGGCTCTATCAAGGAGATGACACAGTTGCTGCTGTGGCACGAGCAGTTCTCTTGTATGTCTTTGGATCAATACTGAAATTACTTCACCCATTTATGCCATTTGTAACTGAAGAGCTTTGGCAG TCATTACCCAACAGAAAAGAAGCTCTTATAGTATCAGCTTGGCCATCAACCTCTCTTCCAAGGCAAGCCGAATCTGTGAAGAAATTTGAGAATTTACAGGCTTTG ACACGAGCAATTCGAAATGCACGGGCAGAGTACTCTGTTGAACCAGCAAAGCGTATATCCGCATCAATTGTTGCAAATGCAGAGGCTATCCAGTATATTTCT AAAGAAAAGGATGTTTTGGCTCTTCTCTCTAGACTGGATTTGGAGAATGTAAGCTTTACCCAATCTCCCCCAG GAGATGCTGGTCAATCAGTCCATCTTGTTGCCAGTGAAGGTTTAGAAGCATACCTTCCACTTGCTGACCTGGTAGATATCTCGGCTGAGATGCAGCGCCTTTCCAAGCGCCTAGCTAAAATGCAAACCGAATATGATGGACTTATGGCTCGCTTAAGCTCTCCAAGT TTTGTTGAGAAAGCCCCTGAGGATATTGTTCGTGGGGTTCGAGAAAAAGCAGCAGAAGCAGAAGAGAGAGTAACTTTAACAAGAAACCGGCTAGCTTTTCTCCAGTCCACAGCGCTCATGCCAAATCAAGCTCAATGA
- the LOC121777988 gene encoding valine--tRNA ligase, chloroplastic/mitochondrial 2-like isoform X3, translating to MVNWSPKLQTAVSDLEVEYSEEPGALYHIKYRVAGGTRDDFLTIATTRPETLFGDTAIAVNPEDERYAKYIGKMAIVPMTYGRHVPIISDKYVDKDFGTGVLKISPGHDHNDYLLARKLGLPILNVMNKDGTLNEVAGLYCGLDRFEARKKLWSELEETGLAVKKETYTMRVPRSQRGGEIIEPLVSKQWFVTMDSLAEKALHAVEKGELTILPERFEKIYNHWLSNIKDWCISRQLWWGHRIPVWYIVGKKCEDEYIVARNSEEALEKAREKYGKNVEIYQDPDVLDTWFSSALWPFSTLGWPDVSAEDLKNFYPTSVLETGHDILFFWVARMVMMGIEFTGTVPFSHVYLHGLIRDSQGRKMSKSLGNVIDPLDTIKDYGTDALRFTLSLGTAGQDLNLSTERLTSTKAFTNKLWNGGKFVLQNLPPQSDLSAWTAIQDYKFDEEESLLKLPLPECWVVTKLHMLIDAVTMSYDKFFFGDVAREIYDFFWADFADWYIEASKARLYQGDDTVAAVARAVLLYVFGSILKLLHPFMPFVTEELWQSLPNRKEALIVSAWPSTSLPRQAESVKKFENLQALTRAIRNARAEYSVEPAKRISASIVANAEAIQYISKEKDVLALLSRLDLENVSFTQSPPGDAGQSVHLVASEGLEAYLPLADLVDISAEMQRLSKRLAKMQTEYDGLMARLSSPSFVEKAPEDIVRGVREKAAEAEERVTLTRNRLAFLQSTALMPNQAQ from the exons ATGGTCAACTGGTCCCCTAAATTACAGACTGCAGTTTCTGACTTG GAAGTAGAGTACTCAGAAGAACCAGGCGCTCTATACCACATTAAGTACCGTGTTGCGGGTGGTACAAG GGATGACTTTCTGACAATCGCAACCACAAGACCAGAGACTTTATTTGGAGATACAGCAATAGCAGTGAATCCAGAG GATGAACGATATGCCAAGTACATAGGAAAGATGGCTATTGTGCCAATGACTTATGGTCGGCATGTCCCCATAATTTCTGATAAG TATGTTGATAAAGACTTTGGAACTGGTGTCTTGAAGATAAGCCCTGGACATGATCACAATGATTACCTACTTGCTCGGAAGCTTGGGCTTCCCATTCTTAATGTCATGAATAAAGATGGAACACTGAATGAAGTTGCTGGTTTATACTG TGGTCTTGATCGGTTTGAGGCACGGAAGAAACTCTGGTCAGAACTCGAGGAGACAGGTCTAGCAGTGAAAAAGGAGACCTATACTATGCGAGTTCCTAGATCACAACGTGGTGGAGAG ATAATAGAGCCTCTAGTAAGCAAACAGTGGTTTGTGACAATGGATTCGTTGGCAGAAAAGGCTCTCCATGCAGTGGAAAAGGGAGAACTAACCATCCTGCCCGAAAGATTTGAGAAG ATATATAATCACTGGCTGTCAAATATCAAGGACTGGTGTATAAGCAGGCAATTATGGTGGGGGCACCGCATTCCAGTTTGGTACATTGTTGGTAAAAAATGTGAAGACGAGTACATAGTTGCTAGGAATagtgaagaagctcttgaaaaaGCACGTGAAAAATATGGAAAGAACGTTGAAATATATCAAGACCCAGATGTTCTTGACACCTGGTTTTCAAG TGCACTGTGGCCTTTCAGCACTCTTGGTTGGCCAGATGTGTCAGCGGAGGATTTGAAGAACTTTTATCCTACATCAGTTCTTGAGACCGG GCATGACATATTGTTCTTTTGGGTGGCAAGAATGGTGATGATGGGGATTGAATTCACGGGCACAGTTCCATTTTCACATGTTTACCTTCACGGACTTATACGAGATTCTCAA GGTCGCAAAATGTCTAAATCGCTTGGAAATGTTATAGATCCGCTTGATACAATCAAAGATTATGGAACTGATGCTCTAAGgttcactctctctctaggaaCTGCTGGCCAG GATCTGAATTTATCAACTGAAAGGTTGACTTCTACTAAAGCTTTCACCAACAAATTGTGGAATGGTGGCAAGTTTGTGTTACAGAATTTGCCTCCTCAAAGCGATTTATCAGCTTGGACAGCTATTCAGGACTATAAG TTTGATGAGGAAGAGTCACTGCTCAAGCTACCTCTACCAGAATGTTGGGTG GTGACAAAACTTCATATGCTGATTGATGCTGTCACCATGAGTTATGACAAGTTCTTCTTTGGAGATGTTGCCCGGGAAATCTATGATTTTTTCTGGGCTGATTTTGCTGATTG GTATATTGAAGCAAGTAAAGCCCGGCTCTATCAAGGAGATGACACAGTTGCTGCTGTGGCACGAGCAGTTCTCTTGTATGTCTTTGGATCAATACTGAAATTACTTCACCCATTTATGCCATTTGTAACTGAAGAGCTTTGGCAG TCATTACCCAACAGAAAAGAAGCTCTTATAGTATCAGCTTGGCCATCAACCTCTCTTCCAAGGCAAGCCGAATCTGTGAAGAAATTTGAGAATTTACAGGCTTTG ACACGAGCAATTCGAAATGCACGGGCAGAGTACTCTGTTGAACCAGCAAAGCGTATATCCGCATCAATTGTTGCAAATGCAGAGGCTATCCAGTATATTTCT AAAGAAAAGGATGTTTTGGCTCTTCTCTCTAGACTGGATTTGGAGAATGTAAGCTTTACCCAATCTCCCCCAG GAGATGCTGGTCAATCAGTCCATCTTGTTGCCAGTGAAGGTTTAGAAGCATACCTTCCACTTGCTGACCTGGTAGATATCTCGGCTGAGATGCAGCGCCTTTCCAAGCGCCTAGCTAAAATGCAAACCGAATATGATGGACTTATGGCTCGCTTAAGCTCTCCAAGT TTTGTTGAGAAAGCCCCTGAGGATATTGTTCGTGGGGTTCGAGAAAAAGCAGCAGAAGCAGAAGAGAGAGTAACTTTAACAAGAAACCGGCTAGCTTTTCTCCAGTCCACAGCGCTCATGCCAAATCAAGCTCAATGA
- the LOC121777511 gene encoding ribulose bisphosphate carboxylase/oxygenase activase 2, chloroplastic-like, translating to MAAAVSTIGAVNRVPLNLNGSNGGGAVPTSSFLGTSLKKVTSAKSSNAQKGSFRVVAEVKQTDGDRWKGLIEDVSDDQQDITRGKGMVDPLFQAPSGMGTHDPVLSSYEYLSQGLREYNFDNKLDGFYIAPAFMDKLVVHLSKNFMTLPNIKIPLILGIWGGKGQGKSFQCELVFRKMGINPIMMSAGELESGNAGEPAKLIRQRYREAADIIKKGKMCCLFINDLDAGAGRMGGTTQYTVNNQMVNATLMNIADNPTNVQLPGMYNKQENPRVPIIVTGNDFSTLYAPLIRDGRMEKFYWAPTRDDRIGVCKGIFRTDGVPEEAVTKLVDTFPGQSIDFFGALRARVYDDLVREWVTGVGVENIGLKLVNSRDGPPVFEQPKMTLEKLLGYGNMLVAEQDNVKRVQLADKYLKDAALGDANKDAIERGAF from the exons ATGGCCGCCGCCGTGTCGACCATCGGAGCCGTAAACCGCGTACCG TTGAACTTGAATGGATCCAACGGAGGAGGCGCGGTGCCAACGTCCTCGTTCCTGGGCACGAGCCTGAAGAAGGTGACCAGCGCTAAATCTAGCAACGCCCAGAAGGGGAGCTTCAGAGTGGTTGCAGAGGTGAAGCAGACAGACGGAGACAGGTGGAAGGGGCTGATCGAGGATGTCTCCGACGACCAGCAGGATATCACCAGGGGTAAGGGCATGGTGGACCCCCTTTTCCAGGCCCCGTCCGGGATGGGCACCCACGACCCCGTCCTCAGCTCGTACGAGTACCTCAGCCAGGGCCTCCGCGAGTACAACTTCGACAACAAGCTCGACGGGTTCTACATCGCCCCCGCCTTCATGGACAAGCTCGTCGTCCATCTCTCCAAGAACTTCATGACACTCCCCAACATTAAG ATTCCGTTGATTTTGGGTATATGGGGAGGGAAGGGGCAGGGGAAATCCTTCCAGTGCGAGCTGGTCTTCCGGAAGATGGGGATCAACCCGATCATGATGAGTGCCGGAGAGCTCGAGAGCGGGAACGCAGGAGAGCCGGCGAAGCTGATCAGGCAGCGGTACAGGGAGGCGGCCGACATCATCAAGAAGGGGAAGATGTGCTGCCTCTTCATCAACGATCTTGACGCCGGTGCAGGGCGGATGGGTGGAACCACCCAGTACACCGTCAACAACCAGATGGTGAACGCCACGCTCATGAACATCGCCGATAACCCGACCAACGTGCAGCTCCCGGGTATGTACAACAAGCAGGAGAACCCCCGGGTCCCGATCATCGTCACGGGTAACGATTTCTCCACCCTGTACGCCCCCCTCATCCGTGACGGGCGTATGGAGAAGTTCTACTGGGCCCCGACCCGGGACGACCGTATCGGTGTCTGCAAGGGTATCTTCCGTACAGACGGAGTCCCAGAGGAGGCCGTCACCAAGCTCGTCGACACCTTCCCCGGCCAGTCCATTG ACTTTTTCGGTGCACTTAGGGCTCGGGTGTACGACGACTTGGTCAGGGAATGGGTGACCGGAGTGGGGGTCGAGAACATCGGGTTGAAGCTGGTGAACTCGAGGGACGGGCCACCGGTGTTCGAGCAGCCAAAGATGACGCTGGAGAAGCTGCTCGGGTACGGAAACATGCTGGTGGCGGAGCAGGACAATGTGAAGAGAGTGCAGTTGGCAGACAAATATTTGAAGGATGCAGCTCTTGGAGATGCTAACAAGGATGCTATTGAGAGGGGAGCTTTCTAG
- the LOC121775896 gene encoding uncharacterized protein LOC121775896: MEFVGHEGDLKESTFHYYKVKCLAQSYSEAFIWVSSYSYTTKSKAHKRVKQMTGVSSSCGACKFLRRRCTEECIFAPYFSYEQAANHFAAVHKVFGASNVSKLLSHLPEHSRSDAAITVSYEALARMEDPIYGCIAHIFALQQQVAILEEEIEMYGKAIANPGRYFSREWENEAIMQTTMDPGTSDVISEGCLLERLLEQDYYTYQDNNLQSLWTKYAAQPQSQW; the protein is encoded by the exons ATGGAATTTGTTGGGCACGAAGGGGACCTAAAAGAATCTACTTTCCATTATTATAAAGTAAAATGTCTCGCTCAGTCTTATTCTGAGGCCTTTATATGGGTGAGCAGCTACTCATACACAACAAAAAGCAAGGCACATAAACGAGTCAAGCAGATGACAGGAGTAAGCTCGTCGTGTGGAGCGTGTAAGTTCTTAAGAAGGAGGTGCACGGAAGAATGTATATTCGCACCTTATTTCAGTTACGAGCAAGCAGCAAACCACTTTGCAGCAGTCCATAAGGTGTTCGGAGCCAGCAACGTGTCGAAGCTTCTGTCTCATCTGCCGGAGCATAGCAGAAGCGACGCTGCCATAACTGTATCTTACGAAGCGCTGGCGCGCATGGAGGACCCTATTTACGGTTGCATTGCTCATATCTTTGCCCTGCAGCAGCAG GTAGCTATCCTAGAGGAGGAGATAGAAATGTATGGAAAAGCAATAGCTAACCCTGGTCGTTATTTTAGCAGAGAATGGGAGAATGAAGCGATTATGCAGACAACGATGGATCCGGGAACGAGCGATGTGATATCTGAAGGCTGCTTGTTGGAGAGGCTGCTTGAACAAGACTATTATACCTACCAAGACAATAATCTGCAATCACTATGGACCAAGTATGCAGCACAACCTCAGTCTCAGTGGTAG